Proteins found in one Pectobacterium atrosepticum genomic segment:
- a CDS encoding undecaprenyl-diphosphate phosphatase has translation MTDLHSLLIAFILGVVEGLTEFLPVSSTGHMIIVGHWLGFVDEKAKTFEVIIQLGSILAVVVMFWRRLFGLIGIHFGKVPHEGKTSGRLKLTHILLAMIPAVVLGLIFHDVIKSLFYPQNVMYSLVIGGFLLLAAEWFKPKEPRAVGLDDITHRQAFMIGCFQCLALWPGFSRSGATISGGMLMGVSRYAASEFSFILAVPMMMGATVLDLYKSWHFLSLADVPMFAVGFVTAFVVALIAIKTFLKIIKRISFIPFAIYRFIVAGVVYMVFM, from the coding sequence ATGACTGACCTGCATTCGTTGCTAATCGCATTTATTCTTGGCGTGGTCGAAGGGCTGACCGAGTTTCTGCCCGTATCGTCTACGGGGCATATGATTATTGTTGGTCATTGGTTAGGGTTTGTTGATGAGAAAGCCAAGACGTTTGAAGTTATCATCCAGCTTGGATCGATTCTGGCGGTTGTCGTCATGTTCTGGCGTCGCCTTTTTGGCCTGATTGGGATTCACTTCGGCAAGGTGCCGCATGAGGGGAAAACCTCTGGGCGTCTGAAGCTGACGCACATCCTGTTGGCGATGATCCCTGCGGTCGTGCTCGGTCTGATTTTTCATGATGTCATCAAATCGCTGTTTTATCCGCAAAACGTGATGTACTCGCTGGTTATCGGTGGCTTTCTGCTGCTAGCCGCGGAATGGTTTAAGCCAAAAGAGCCGCGCGCCGTTGGGCTGGATGACATTACGCATCGTCAGGCATTTATGATTGGCTGTTTTCAGTGTTTGGCGCTGTGGCCCGGCTTTTCACGTTCGGGAGCGACCATTTCCGGCGGGATGTTGATGGGCGTCAGCCGCTATGCGGCCTCTGAGTTCTCTTTTATCCTGGCGGTTCCTATGATGATGGGCGCGACCGTTCTGGATCTGTATAAGAGCTGGCATTTCCTGTCGTTGGCTGATGTGCCGATGTTTGCCGTTGGTTTCGTGACGGCGTTTGTTGTGGCGCTGATTGCGATTAAAACTTTCCTGAAAATCATCAAACGAATCTCGTTTATTCCCTTTGCGATTTACCGTTTTATCGTCGCAGGCGTTGTTTACATGGTATTTATGTAA